From the Oceanobacillus kimchii X50 genome, the window ACCGATTCTCGTATGATAGGTGTTGTACCAATGGAAGAACTGGTGGGAGAAGCAAGCTTTGTTTACTGGCCATTTGATCGAATTCATCTGATAGGAAAAGGAGAATAAAAATGGCTATACAATGGTTTCCAGGCCATATGGCAAAAGCAAAAAGAGAAGTAGAAGAGAAATTAAAATTAGTTGACTTTGTAATTGAATTAGTAGATGCAAGAGCACCTCTTTCATCACAAAATCCAATGCTAAAACAAGTGTTAAATAATAAACCGAAATTAATTGTACTAATGAAAAAAGACCTTGCAGATCAAGAAGTAACAAAACGATGGGTTGAAAAATTTAACCAGGAAGGCATTCAAGCGATTGATGTGAATGTAAATCATAAAGCAGACATACAAAAGGTTATCCAACAAGCAAAATTACTTGGTCAGGAAAAAATAGAGAAATTAAAACGAAAAGGTATACAACCTCGACCTGCACGAGCAATGATTGTGGGAATACCAAATGTTGGAAAATCAACGTTAATTAATCGCTTAGCAAATAAAAAAATAGCTAAAACAGGAGATCGTCCAGGGATAACGAAACAACAGCTTTGGATTAAAGTGAAAAAAGACTTTGAATTATTAGATACTCCCGGAATACTATGGCCCAAGTTTGAGGAAGAAGTGGTAGGATATCGTCTAGCTGCAATTGGAACAATAAAAGATCAATTATTACCACTACCCGATGTGACTGCATTTATTATTCGTTACATGGCAGAGCATTATCCAACTCAATTAAAAGACAGATACCAATTAGAGGAAATGGAAGATATGGTTGAAGTATTCGAATCCATAGGTAGGATTAGAGGC encodes:
- the ylqF gene encoding ribosome biogenesis GTPase YlqF translates to MAIQWFPGHMAKAKREVEEKLKLVDFVIELVDARAPLSSQNPMLKQVLNNKPKLIVLMKKDLADQEVTKRWVEKFNQEGIQAIDVNVNHKADIQKVIQQAKLLGQEKIEKLKRKGIQPRPARAMIVGIPNVGKSTLINRLANKKIAKTGDRPGITKQQLWIKVKKDFELLDTPGILWPKFEEEVVGYRLAAIGTIKDQLLPLPDVTAFIIRYMAEHYPTQLKDRYQLEEMEDMVEVFESIGRIRGALESGGQVNYDKVADIVIRDLRVGRLGTITLEQPEDSPVS